In Pseudomonas saudiphocaensis, one DNA window encodes the following:
- a CDS encoding DUF3108 domain-containing protein has product MRRALLLALAVLALPAHALDLKPFSATYTADWKQVPVSGTAKRSLEKLDDGNWRLDFEASMLVASLNERSTFSLEGETFLPQSYRLKRSGLGKGKAIKHNFDWEAKQVVGEDRGDPVKLPLNRGLLDKSTYQVALQHAVAAGEKSMSYQVVDGDEIETYDFRVLGEERVSTKAGQVDAIKVERVRDPTQSKRQTILWFATDWDYLLVRLHQVEKDGKEYQIMLEDGIVAGKAVKGE; this is encoded by the coding sequence ATGCGTCGCGCCCTGCTGCTTGCTCTAGCCGTACTGGCCCTGCCGGCTCACGCCCTGGACCTCAAGCCCTTCTCTGCCACCTACACGGCCGACTGGAAACAGGTGCCAGTCAGCGGCACCGCCAAGCGCAGCCTGGAAAAGCTCGACGATGGAAACTGGAGGCTCGACTTCGAAGCCTCCATGCTGGTGGCCAGCCTCAACGAGCGCAGCACCTTCAGCCTCGAAGGGGAAACCTTCCTGCCGCAAAGCTACCGTCTCAAGCGCAGCGGTCTTGGCAAAGGCAAGGCCATCAAGCACAACTTCGACTGGGAAGCCAAACAGGTCGTCGGCGAGGACCGTGGAGATCCGGTCAAGCTGCCGCTCAATCGCGGCCTGCTCGACAAGTCGACTTACCAGGTCGCGCTGCAACATGCCGTGGCAGCTGGCGAGAAGAGCATGAGCTACCAGGTCGTCGATGGCGACGAAATCGAAACCTACGACTTCCGAGTACTGGGTGAGGAACGGGTCAGCACCAAGGCCGGCCAGGTCGATGCAATCAAGGTCGAGCGCGTACGCGACCCTACGCAGAGCAAGCGCCAGACCATCCTCTGGTTTGCCACTGACTGGGACTACCTGCTGGTGCGCCTGCATCAGGTGGAAAAAGACGGCAAGGAATACCAGATCATGCTCGAAGACGGCATCGTCGCCGGTAAGGCCGTAAAGGGCGAATGA
- a CDS encoding COG3650 family protein produces MTCHRILLFALLPLFAGCQMLGGSERATTQPTERLQGVISQSQGQLLLRTCQGQRQLELIDTAATGLPDDAQALFSDGAQNLFADVRGELISRPDGSGQLKLTRVYRLQNEGHGCSADNFQQLMLRASGNEPFWSLRITRQGMLLERPEHPPLALPYLEEQLPGGQTSFSSEADDQRLNLWVAPQRCVDSASGAVSHLSAELRLNDGQTLLGCAYYGGARND; encoded by the coding sequence ATGACCTGTCATCGCATCCTGCTGTTTGCCTTGCTGCCCCTGTTTGCCGGCTGCCAGATGCTCGGCGGGAGTGAGCGCGCTACAACCCAGCCCACTGAACGCCTGCAAGGTGTAATCAGCCAGAGCCAAGGCCAGCTGTTGCTACGTACCTGCCAGGGTCAGCGCCAATTGGAGCTTATCGATACAGCCGCAACCGGACTGCCAGACGATGCCCAGGCCCTGTTCAGCGACGGCGCGCAGAACCTTTTCGCCGATGTCCGCGGTGAACTGATTTCCCGACCTGACGGCAGCGGCCAGCTAAAGCTGACCCGTGTCTATCGCCTGCAGAACGAAGGGCATGGCTGCAGTGCCGACAATTTCCAACAGCTGATGCTGCGCGCCAGCGGCAACGAGCCGTTCTGGAGCCTGCGCATCACTCGCCAGGGCATGCTGCTCGAACGCCCTGAGCATCCTCCATTGGCACTGCCTTATCTCGAAGAGCAGTTGCCCGGGGGCCAGACCAGCTTTAGCAGCGAAGCCGACGACCAGCGCCTCAACCTCTGGGTGGCACCGCAACGCTGCGTGGACAGCGCCTCCGGAGCCGTCAGCCATCTGAGCGCCGAACTGCGGCTCAATGATGGCCAGACCCTGCTTGGCTGCGCCTACTATGGTGGTGCGCGCAACGACTGA
- the dapC gene encoding succinyldiaminopimelate transaminase — MNDALNLLQPYPFEKLRALLTDAQPPSDKRPIALSIGEPKHQSPDFVAKALADNLDQLSVYPTTLGIPALREAIAGWCERRFGLNQGAVDPAQHVLPVNGTREALFSFTQAMVNRLPDALVLSPNPFYQIYEGATLLAGATPHYLPCTAENGFNPDFDRVSEDIWKRTQILFLCSPGNPTGALVPLETLKKLIALADEHDFIIAADECYSELYFDEDQPPPGLLTACAALGRNDFKRCVVFHSLSKRSNLPGLRSGFVAGDARVLKAFLLYRTYHGCAMSVPTQLASIAAWKDESHVRANRDMYREKFAAVLDILAPVMDVQLPDGGFYLWPKTPIDDQRFTRELYAHEHVTLVPGSYLSREVDGFNPGASRVRLALVAPLADCIEAAERIRAFILSLES, encoded by the coding sequence ATGAATGACGCCCTGAACCTGCTGCAGCCCTACCCCTTCGAAAAACTCCGCGCCCTGCTTACAGATGCCCAGCCGCCCAGCGACAAGCGCCCCATAGCGCTATCCATCGGCGAGCCGAAACATCAGTCACCGGACTTCGTCGCCAAGGCACTGGCAGACAATCTCGATCAACTGTCCGTGTATCCGACTACCCTGGGCATTCCCGCCTTGCGTGAAGCCATCGCCGGTTGGTGCGAGCGTCGCTTTGGCCTGAACCAGGGTGCCGTCGACCCGGCGCAGCATGTGTTGCCGGTCAACGGCACCCGTGAGGCGCTGTTCTCCTTTACCCAGGCCATGGTCAACCGGCTGCCCGATGCATTGGTGCTCAGCCCCAACCCGTTCTATCAGATCTATGAAGGCGCCACGCTGCTGGCCGGTGCCACACCGCATTACCTGCCGTGTACGGCAGAGAACGGTTTCAATCCGGATTTTGACCGGGTTAGCGAAGATATCTGGAAGCGCACGCAAATCCTGTTCCTCTGCTCTCCCGGCAACCCCACCGGCGCGCTGGTGCCACTGGAAACGCTGAAGAAGCTGATCGCTCTGGCTGACGAACACGACTTCATCATCGCCGCCGACGAATGCTACAGCGAACTCTACTTTGATGAAGATCAGCCACCACCCGGGCTCCTGACTGCCTGCGCTGCCCTGGGTCGCAACGATTTCAAGCGCTGCGTGGTTTTCCACAGCCTGTCCAAACGCTCCAACCTGCCGGGACTGCGCTCTGGTTTTGTCGCCGGCGATGCGCGGGTGCTCAAGGCTTTTCTGCTCTACCGCACCTACCACGGCTGCGCCATGTCGGTACCGACCCAGCTGGCAAGCATCGCTGCCTGGAAGGACGAAAGCCATGTCCGTGCCAACCGGGACATGTATCGGGAAAAGTTTGCTGCGGTGCTGGATATCCTCGCGCCGGTCATGGATGTGCAGCTTCCTGACGGCGGTTTCTATCTATGGCCGAAGACGCCCATCGACGATCAGCGCTTTACCCGCGAGCTCTATGCGCATGAACACGTCACCCTGGTGCCGGGCTCCTATCTGTCTCGCGAAGTCGATGGCTTCAATCCTGGCGCCAGCCGTGTACGCCTGGCCCTGGTCGCTCCCCTGGCCGACTGCATCGAAGCCGCCGAGCGGATTCGCGCGTTCATTCTTTCCCTGGAAAGCTGA
- a CDS encoding glyceraldehyde-3-phosphate dehydrogenase yields the protein MTQKPDQCLGEWIDREALAEAMIPLIGQLYRNNNVVTSIYGRGLINRSTIAILKAHRFARHRQADAAELSVHETHQILTTMTDMNLGAASVDLGKLVGKFKAEGNGRTLDQFVRDELAEVAGKRTTVSGHKGTDVVLYGFGRIGRLLARILIEKTGGGDGLRLRAIVVRKGADNDLEKRASLLRRDSVHGPFDGTIHIDAENNTITANGNLIQVIYSNDPASVDYTQYGIENALLVDNTGKWRDAEGLGQHLKCPGVARVVLTAPGKGELKNIVHGINHGEITADDKIISAASCTTNAIVPVLKAVNDEYGIVNGHVETVHSYTNDQNLIDNFHKGSRRGRSAALNMVITETGAATAAAKALPVLKGKLTGNAIRVPTPNVSMAILNLNLEKATTRDEINEYLRQMAMHSDLQKQIDFVNSQEVVSTDFVGSRHAGVVDAEATICSDNRVVLYVWYDNEFGYSCQVVRVMEDMAGVNPPAFPR from the coding sequence GTGACTCAGAAGCCCGACCAGTGTCTTGGTGAATGGATTGACCGCGAAGCGCTCGCCGAAGCAATGATTCCGCTGATTGGCCAGCTGTACCGCAACAACAACGTGGTTACCTCCATCTATGGCCGTGGCCTGATCAACCGCTCGACGATCGCCATTCTCAAGGCGCACCGCTTCGCTCGCCATCGCCAGGCCGATGCGGCGGAACTGTCCGTCCATGAAACCCACCAGATCCTGACCACCATGACCGACATGAACCTGGGCGCCGCTTCGGTGGACCTGGGCAAGCTCGTGGGCAAGTTCAAGGCTGAAGGTAATGGCCGTACGCTTGATCAGTTCGTCCGTGACGAGCTGGCCGAAGTCGCTGGCAAGCGCACTACGGTCTCCGGCCACAAAGGCACCGACGTGGTGCTCTACGGCTTTGGCCGTATCGGTCGCCTGCTGGCCCGCATCCTGATCGAGAAGACCGGTGGCGGCGACGGCCTGCGCCTGCGTGCCATCGTTGTGCGCAAGGGAGCTGACAACGATCTGGAGAAACGCGCCAGCCTGCTGCGCCGCGACTCGGTACACGGTCCTTTCGATGGCACCATTCATATCGATGCCGAGAACAACACCATCACCGCCAATGGCAACCTGATTCAGGTGATCTACTCCAACGATCCGGCCTCCGTGGACTACACCCAGTACGGCATCGAGAACGCGCTGCTGGTGGATAACACCGGCAAGTGGCGTGATGCTGAAGGTCTCGGCCAGCACCTCAAGTGCCCGGGTGTTGCCCGCGTCGTCCTTACCGCACCTGGCAAGGGCGAGCTGAAGAACATCGTGCACGGCATCAACCATGGCGAGATCACCGCTGACGACAAGATCATCTCCGCCGCTTCCTGCACCACCAACGCCATCGTGCCGGTGCTCAAGGCAGTGAATGATGAGTACGGCATCGTCAACGGACACGTCGAGACCGTTCACTCGTACACCAACGACCAGAACCTGATCGACAACTTCCACAAGGGCAGCCGTCGTGGCCGCAGTGCGGCGCTGAACATGGTCATCACCGAAACTGGCGCTGCCACCGCCGCCGCCAAGGCGCTTCCGGTACTGAAAGGCAAGCTGACCGGCAACGCCATTCGCGTACCGACGCCCAACGTCTCCATGGCCATCCTCAACCTGAACCTGGAGAAGGCCACCACCCGCGACGAGATCAACGAGTACCTGCGCCAGATGGCCATGCACTCGGACCTGCAAAAGCAGATCGACTTCGTCAACTCGCAGGAAGTGGTTTCCACCGACTTCGTCGGCTCGCGCCATGCCGGTGTTGTCGATGCCGAGGCGACCATCTGCAGCGACAACCGCGTCGTGCTCTACGTCTGGTACGACAACGAGTTCGGCTACAGCTGCCAGGTCGTACGCGTGATGGAAGACATGGCTGGGGTCAACCCGCCCGCTTTCCCGCGCTGA